In Melanotaenia boesemani isolate fMelBoe1 chromosome 5, fMelBoe1.pri, whole genome shotgun sequence, the DNA window CATCCTGGATCAGGCGTTGTTCAGGAGTGTGTTCAGGAGGAGCTGGTGGGCTGTTCTCTGAAGGTGGTTTAGATTTCCTGCAATACCTCACAGCAACAAAAACCCCACCAAGAAGCAGAAGGACGGCAGGAACTGATGCAGCAGCTTTAACTCCACCCTTTACTCCTCCTGTGTCTTCACCTCGTCCAAACTCAGCACGCGCATCAGTGAAAGCTGCAGGTGAGAAACAGGTGTGAGAGTCATGTGAGGTGTTAGTGAACATGGCGGCTGCCGCTCAGCAGACAGAGCGGGTCCAGACGTCTACACCCACCTGAGGCTGTGACGGTCAGGTTGATGGAGTGACTGACAACACTGAAGTCTCTCTCACTGCTTCCTGAGCTTCTGACTGTGATCAGACACTCATATGTTCCTGAATCAGTGATGCTGGTGTTCTGCAGGACCACAGAGACGT includes these proteins:
- the LOC121640517 gene encoding uncharacterized protein LOC121640517, giving the protein MRLVFVSSSFCLLFTSCLAAALQDQQEVEAGQNVPLQCQAPRNTEILMLEWTRSDLRPEDYVFFYREKRSYERYQHPSFRGRVKLRDSSSVEDGDVSVVLQNTSITDSGTYECLITVRSSGSSERDFSVVSHSINLTVTASAFTDARAEFGRGEDTGGVKGGVKAAASVPAVLLLLGGVFVAVRYCRKSKPPSENSPPAPPEHTPEQRLIQDV